One window from the genome of Breoghania sp. L-A4 encodes:
- a CDS encoding DNA repair exonuclease: MFRFVHTADIHLDSPLLSLALKEPEAAQLVANATRQSFSRIIQLCLDEDVDALLIAGDLYDGTLRSMKTAAFVTSELRRLTGAGIKVFLIRGNHDAESRITRHLELPEGVHLFSGRAQAVALADGDVVIHGMSFAKPAAPDSLLPHYAPPAAGAINIGLLHTSLSGAEGHDPYAPCSVAELLGQGYDYWALGHIHKRAVHAGPPNAIVMPGIPQGRHVNESGPKSVTVVEIGDDHAMRIEERFVALVQFERVTVDVSGADDMSALIGLSEAALSAALEAARSEHLIARVELRGETPLAPQLRRDADVLLEEIREAGRRCGQVLVEEVVTGVVMPRLETKSALSDPVSELRLLMLGEGLDRTAARGAAMDLMLELQKKLPPELRDAFGVDDADRARLVEGYLDEGAEDVLARLDAGEADR, encoded by the coding sequence ATGTTCCGTTTCGTTCACACCGCCGACATTCATCTGGACTCGCCGCTGCTGTCGCTCGCGCTGAAAGAGCCGGAAGCGGCGCAGCTGGTGGCGAACGCGACGCGGCAGAGTTTTTCCCGCATCATCCAGCTCTGCCTCGACGAGGACGTTGACGCGCTGCTGATCGCCGGCGACCTCTATGACGGCACCCTGCGCAGCATGAAGACAGCGGCCTTCGTCACAAGCGAGTTGCGGCGGTTGACCGGGGCGGGGATCAAGGTGTTTCTGATCCGCGGCAACCACGACGCGGAATCCCGGATTACCCGCCATCTGGAGCTGCCCGAGGGGGTGCACCTGTTTTCCGGCCGCGCCCAGGCGGTCGCTCTTGCGGACGGCGACGTCGTGATCCATGGCATGAGCTTCGCCAAGCCCGCGGCGCCCGACAGCCTTTTGCCGCACTATGCGCCCCCTGCTGCCGGCGCCATCAACATCGGCCTGCTGCACACCAGCCTTTCGGGCGCGGAAGGCCACGACCCCTATGCGCCGTGCTCCGTCGCCGAGTTGTTGGGGCAGGGCTACGACTATTGGGCGCTCGGCCATATTCACAAGCGCGCGGTGCATGCCGGGCCGCCGAACGCGATTGTCATGCCCGGCATTCCGCAAGGGCGCCACGTCAATGAATCCGGACCCAAGTCGGTGACCGTCGTCGAGATCGGCGACGATCATGCGATGCGCATCGAGGAACGGTTTGTCGCTCTGGTGCAGTTCGAGCGCGTGACGGTGGACGTGTCCGGCGCCGACGACATGAGCGCGCTGATCGGCCTGAGCGAGGCCGCGCTGTCCGCGGCGCTTGAGGCGGCGCGCAGCGAGCATCTGATCGCCCGGGTGGAGCTGCGCGGCGAGACGCCGCTGGCACCGCAGCTGCGCCGCGACGCGGACGTGCTTTTGGAGGAAATCCGCGAGGCCGGACGGCGCTGTGGTCAGGTGCTGGTCGAGGAGGTGGTGACGGGTGTCGTCATGCCGCGGCTGGAAACCAAGTCGGCGTTGAGCGATCCGGTGAGCGAGTTGCGTTTGCTGATGCTCGGCGAGGGACTTGATCGGACCGCGGCGCGCGGCGCCGCGATGGACCTCATGCTGGAGCTGCAGAAGAAGCTGCCGCCGGAGTTGCGTGATGCCTTCGGGGTCGACGACGCGGACCGTGCGCGGCTGGTCGAGGGATATCTGGATGAGGGTGCGGAGGATGTTCTGGCCCGGCTGGACGCCGGCGAGGCGGACCGCTGA